The Mesorhizobium sp. AR02 genomic interval ACGCCTTCGCCGGTCGCCGATAAAGGCAGTTGACCCAAGCAGGCGAGGAAAAAAGGCATGGCGGATCTGGCAGGCAAGGTCGTTGTCATCACGGCAGCGGCGCAAGGCATCGGCAAGGCAAGCGCTCTGGCCTTCGCCAAGGCTGGAGCCACGGTCTACGCCACCGACATCAACGAGACGCTTCTCGCCGAACTCGCCAAGACCTCCGGGATCAAGACCCGCAAGCTGGATGTGCTGAACGACGAGGCGGTCAATGCCGCGTTTGCCGAGATCGGCCGCGTCGACGTGCTGTTCAACTGCGCCGGCTTCGTCCATTCCGGCTCGATCCTCGAGATGAAGGATGGCGATCTCGATTTCGCCCTGAACCTCAATGTGCGCGCCATGGTTCGCACCATCAAGGCCGTACTGCCCGGCATGCTGGAGCGCGGCGATGGCGCCATCATCAACATGTCCTCGCTGGCGAGCTCGACCAAGGGCGTGCCGAACCGCTTCGTCTATGGCCTGAGCAAGGCCGCGGTGATCGGCCTGACCAAGGCGGTCGCCGCCGACTATGTCGGCAAGGGCATACGCTGTAACGCCATCTGCCCCGGCACGGTCGAGAGCCCGTCGCTGCAGGACCGCATGCATGCGCAAGGTGACTACGAAGCTGCCCGCGCCGCCTTCATCGCCCGCCAGCCGATGGGACGGCTCGGCACGCCGGAGGAAATCGCCGATCTCGCCGTCTATCTGGCCGGCGCCACCTATACGTCCGGACAGGCCTATAATATCGACGGCGGCTGGTCGATCTGAACCAATCTGACTGAGGAGAGCATTCTATGAAACTGCTGCGCTATGGCGAGGTGGGGAGCGAACGTCCCGGCCTGCTCGATGCGGATGGAACGATCCGCGATCTCTCCGCCCATGTCGCCGACATTGCCGGCACGGTGCTTCATCCGGCCTCGCTGGAGATGCTGTCGAAGCTCGATGCGAAGTCGCTGCCGGCGGTTTCCGGCAAGCCTCGGCTCGGCGCCTGTGTCGCCGGCACCGGCAAGTTCATATGCATCGGCCTCAACTATTCCGACCACGCCGCCGAAACCGGCGCCACCGTGCCGCCGGAGCCGATCATCTTCATGAAGGCAAGCTCGGCCATTGTCGGCCCGGACGACGACGTGCTGATCCCGCGCGGCTCTGAAAAGACCGACTGGGAAGTCGAGCTCGCCGTGGTCATCGGCAAGACGGCGAAATATGTCAGCGAAGCCGATGCGCTCGATTATGTCGCCGGCTATGCCGTTGCCCACGACGTCTCCGAGCGCGCCTTCCAGGCCGAGCGTCAGGGCCAGTGGACCAAGGGCAAGAGCTGCGACACGTTCGGCCCGACCGGCCCCTGGCTGGTGACCAAGGACGAAGTGGCCGACCCGC includes:
- a CDS encoding fumarylacetoacetate hydrolase family protein, with translation MKLLRYGEVGSERPGLLDADGTIRDLSAHVADIAGTVLHPASLEMLSKLDAKSLPAVSGKPRLGACVAGTGKFICIGLNYSDHAAETGATVPPEPIIFMKASSAIVGPDDDVLIPRGSEKTDWEVELAVVIGKTAKYVSEADALDYVAGYAVAHDVSERAFQAERQGQWTKGKSCDTFGPTGPWLVTKDEVADPQNLKMWLTVNGKTMQNGSTKTMVYGVAYLVSYLSQFMSLHPGDIISTGTPPGVGLGMKPPVFLKAGDVVELGIEGLGQQKQTFKADV
- a CDS encoding SDR family oxidoreductase, which codes for MADLAGKVVVITAAAQGIGKASALAFAKAGATVYATDINETLLAELAKTSGIKTRKLDVLNDEAVNAAFAEIGRVDVLFNCAGFVHSGSILEMKDGDLDFALNLNVRAMVRTIKAVLPGMLERGDGAIINMSSLASSTKGVPNRFVYGLSKAAVIGLTKAVAADYVGKGIRCNAICPGTVESPSLQDRMHAQGDYEAARAAFIARQPMGRLGTPEEIADLAVYLAGATYTSGQAYNIDGGWSI